In the Streptomyces formicae genome, one interval contains:
- a CDS encoding SDR family NAD(P)-dependent oxidoreductase: MISLDGKRAIVTGAAAGIGRATAQVLAELGARVVIADIDADGGEQTAKDTGGTFVRCDVSRRADCEAVAAAARERFGGVDLLFNNAGVIRRSTVCDITEDDWDLVMAVNVRSVLLLSRLVIPGMAAQGGGSIVNTGSGWGISGGARAVSYCASKGAVVNMTRAMAIDHGPDNIRVNCVCPGDTATGMLADEARQLGESADGFYADAADRPLGRIGQPRDIAQTVAFLASDASAFISGAIIPVDGAGTA, encoded by the coding sequence ATGATCTCTCTCGACGGCAAGCGCGCCATCGTCACCGGCGCGGCCGCCGGCATCGGCCGCGCCACCGCCCAGGTCCTCGCCGAACTCGGCGCCCGCGTCGTGATCGCCGACATCGACGCCGACGGGGGCGAACAGACCGCGAAGGACACCGGCGGCACCTTCGTACGGTGCGACGTCTCGCGGCGTGCGGACTGCGAAGCCGTGGCGGCCGCCGCGCGGGAGCGGTTCGGCGGCGTCGACCTCCTGTTCAACAACGCGGGCGTCATCCGACGCTCCACGGTGTGCGACATCACCGAGGACGACTGGGACCTGGTGATGGCGGTGAACGTCCGCTCCGTGCTGCTGCTCAGCCGTCTCGTCATCCCCGGCATGGCGGCCCAGGGCGGCGGTTCGATCGTCAACACCGGCTCGGGATGGGGGATCTCGGGCGGCGCCCGCGCGGTGTCGTACTGCGCGTCCAAGGGCGCGGTCGTCAACATGACCCGCGCCATGGCCATCGACCACGGCCCCGACAACATCCGCGTCAACTGCGTGTGCCCCGGTGACACCGCCACCGGGATGCTCGCCGACGAGGCCCGCCAGCTGGGCGAGAGCGCGGACGGGTTCTACGCGGACGCCGCCGACCGCCCGCTCGGCCGCATCGGACAGCCCCGCGACATCGCGCAGACCGTGGCGTTCCTGGCATCCGACGCATCCGCCTTCATCAGCGGAGCGATCATTCCCGTCGACGGCGCAGGTACCGCGTGA
- a CDS encoding beta-galactosidase, with product MSEHLTSVPGLLYGGDYNPEQWPEEVWEQDVKLMREAGVTMVTVGVFSWAGLQPGPDSWDFGWLDRLMDLLHAHGIAVDLATATASPPAWLVRAHPEILPVTADGVRLEFGSRQHYCPSSEAYGQAAVRLTRKLAERYARHPALALWHIHNEYGDHVTECFCPRSAAHFRTWLREKYGTVDALNHAWGTAFWSQRYGTYDEIEPPRAAPGPVNPTQLLDWRRFCSDALLALHRAERDVLAATSPDVPATTNFMSMMRELDYWRWAEHEDLVSDDAYPDPADPRAHVNASLNYDLMRSLKRGRPWLLMEQAPSAVSWRPVNVPKKPGLQRLWSLQAVARGADGVMYFQWRASRAGAEKYHSALLPHRGTASRGWRETVRFGAELAGLAEVAGSRVTASVAIVLDWDSWWALEGADHPSALMRWPDLLRPWYAALHTRGVTVDFVPPHADLTAYRAVLAPNLHLLRTADARRLTSYVREGGHLVVGPFSGVVDEHDHLHDGGAPGPLREVLGVSVDEFWPVPDADAVSLASGARATVWSEWIETDGAETTDTYAAGPLTGQPAVTRHVHGSGVARYLSCHLPDHIGDVLGQALAEAGVTACAPVPEGVEATVRTGADASYLFLLNHTDRPVTVDADDGTDLLTGAPIHGTVRLAPLGAAVVRTLNSPGDMPS from the coding sequence ATGAGCGAGCACCTGACGTCCGTGCCCGGACTGCTCTACGGCGGGGACTACAACCCCGAGCAGTGGCCCGAGGAGGTCTGGGAACAGGACGTGAAGCTGATGCGGGAGGCCGGGGTCACCATGGTCACCGTCGGCGTCTTCTCCTGGGCGGGTCTCCAACCCGGGCCCGACAGCTGGGACTTCGGCTGGCTCGACCGGCTCATGGACCTGCTGCACGCCCACGGCATCGCCGTCGACCTGGCGACCGCCACCGCGTCGCCGCCCGCCTGGCTGGTGCGCGCCCACCCCGAGATCCTACCGGTCACCGCCGACGGCGTGCGGCTCGAATTCGGTTCGCGGCAGCACTACTGCCCCTCCTCCGAGGCGTACGGGCAGGCCGCGGTGCGCCTGACGCGCAAGCTCGCCGAGCGCTACGCACGCCATCCGGCGCTCGCCCTGTGGCACATCCACAACGAGTACGGCGACCACGTCACCGAGTGCTTCTGCCCGCGCTCAGCTGCGCACTTCCGCACCTGGCTGCGCGAGAAGTACGGCACCGTCGACGCCCTCAACCACGCCTGGGGCACGGCCTTCTGGTCCCAGCGCTACGGCACGTACGACGAGATCGAACCGCCGCGCGCCGCGCCGGGCCCCGTCAATCCGACCCAGCTCCTTGACTGGCGGCGCTTCTGCTCCGACGCACTGCTGGCCCTGCACCGCGCCGAGCGGGACGTCCTCGCCGCGACGAGCCCGGACGTCCCCGCCACCACCAACTTCATGTCGATGATGAGGGAACTCGACTACTGGCGGTGGGCCGAGCACGAGGACCTCGTCTCCGACGACGCCTACCCCGACCCCGCGGACCCGCGCGCCCACGTCAACGCGTCGCTCAACTACGACCTGATGCGCTCCCTCAAGCGCGGCAGGCCCTGGCTCCTCATGGAACAGGCCCCGTCCGCGGTGAGCTGGCGCCCCGTCAACGTCCCCAAGAAGCCGGGACTGCAACGCCTGTGGTCGCTCCAGGCGGTGGCCAGGGGCGCCGACGGCGTCATGTACTTCCAGTGGCGTGCCTCGCGCGCGGGCGCCGAGAAGTACCACAGCGCCCTGCTCCCGCACCGGGGCACGGCGTCGCGCGGCTGGCGCGAGACCGTCCGCTTCGGCGCCGAACTGGCCGGGCTCGCCGAGGTCGCGGGCAGCCGCGTCACCGCGTCCGTGGCGATCGTCCTGGACTGGGACTCCTGGTGGGCCCTCGAAGGCGCCGACCACCCCTCGGCCCTGATGCGCTGGCCCGACCTGCTGCGCCCCTGGTACGCGGCACTGCACACCCGCGGCGTCACCGTCGACTTCGTGCCCCCGCACGCCGACCTCACCGCCTACCGGGCCGTGCTCGCGCCGAACCTGCATCTGCTGCGCACCGCCGACGCCCGGCGCCTCACGTCGTACGTCCGCGAGGGCGGCCACCTCGTCGTCGGCCCGTTCAGCGGCGTCGTCGACGAGCACGACCACCTCCACGACGGGGGCGCGCCCGGGCCGCTGCGGGAGGTGCTCGGGGTGTCCGTCGACGAGTTCTGGCCGGTGCCCGACGCCGATGCGGTGTCGCTCGCGTCCGGCGCCAGGGCCACCGTCTGGAGCGAGTGGATCGAGACGGACGGCGCCGAGACGACCGACACCTACGCCGCGGGCCCCCTCACCGGGCAGCCCGCCGTCACCCGGCACGTCCACGGCTCGGGCGTCGCCCGGTATCTGAGCTGTCATCTCCCCGACCACATCGGGGACGTGCTCGGCCAAGCGCTCGCCGAGGCGGGCGTCACCGCGTGCGCGCCGGTCCCCGAGGGCGTCGAGGCCACCGTGCGCACCGGCGCCGACGCCTCGTACCTCTTCCTCCTCAACCACACGGACCGCCCCGTCACAGTCGACGCCGACGACGGCACGGATCTGCTGACCGGTGCACCGATTCACGGCACCGTACGTCTCGCTCCGCTCGGTGCGGCCGTCGTCCGCACCCTCAACTCCCCTGGAGATATGCCCTCGTGA
- the gcvPB gene encoding aminomethyl-transferring glycine dehydrogenase subunit GcvPB — MSAHHMPVSVTPEDARVAPKPRLRRYQQASWDEKLVFELGAPGERGVLVPAPDPSIDVPEIPAALRRGTPPALPELSQQQVLRHYMRLSQENLGADLNIDVGQGTCTMKYSPKINDQFVRDPRIAALHPLQDDDTVQGVLRVIHDLEQLLKEISGMDRVTLQPAAGSAAIYTNVAMIRAYFTARGELEQRDEVITTVFSHPSNAACAKTAGFKVITLHPDADGYPDIEALKAAVGPRTAALLITNPEDTGIYNPRIEEFVRIVHDAGGLCSYDQANANGILGITRARDAGFDLCHFNLHKTFSTPHACGGPAAGACAVTSELAPYLPYPTVEFDGTRHFLDHDRPQSVGKMRPFHGVVPNLVRAYAWIMALGAEGLRAAAETAVLNNNYLLHKVRQIPGVSVPYAEGRPRVEQVRYSWEKLYEDTGVHSEDIGLRAADFGTHYWTSHHPYLVPEPMTLEPTESYSRADLDEYAAILAEVAREAYEDPETVRTAPHRSSVHRVRPEALDDPKTWAVSWRAYRRKILGEPA; from the coding sequence GTGAGCGCCCACCACATGCCCGTGTCGGTGACCCCGGAGGACGCGCGCGTCGCGCCGAAGCCGAGGCTGCGCAGGTACCAGCAGGCGTCCTGGGACGAGAAGCTCGTCTTCGAGCTGGGTGCGCCGGGGGAGCGGGGCGTCCTCGTACCCGCCCCCGACCCGTCGATCGACGTGCCGGAGATCCCTGCCGCCCTGCGCCGCGGCACGCCGCCCGCGCTGCCCGAGCTCTCCCAACAGCAGGTCCTGCGCCACTACATGAGGCTCTCTCAGGAAAACCTGGGCGCCGACCTGAACATCGACGTCGGCCAGGGCACCTGCACCATGAAGTACAGCCCGAAGATCAACGACCAGTTCGTGCGCGACCCGCGGATCGCCGCGCTCCATCCGCTCCAGGACGACGACACCGTCCAGGGCGTGCTGCGCGTCATCCACGACCTGGAGCAGCTTCTGAAGGAGATCTCCGGCATGGACCGGGTCACCCTCCAGCCCGCCGCCGGGTCCGCCGCGATCTACACCAACGTCGCCATGATCCGCGCCTACTTCACGGCGCGCGGCGAACTGGAGCAGCGCGACGAGGTCATCACCACGGTCTTCTCGCACCCCTCCAACGCGGCCTGCGCCAAGACCGCGGGCTTCAAGGTCATCACGCTGCACCCGGACGCCGACGGCTACCCCGACATCGAGGCACTCAAGGCGGCGGTGGGGCCGCGCACCGCCGCCCTGCTGATCACCAACCCCGAGGACACCGGCATCTACAACCCGCGCATCGAGGAGTTCGTGCGCATCGTGCACGACGCGGGCGGCCTGTGCTCCTACGACCAGGCCAACGCCAACGGCATCCTCGGCATCACCCGCGCCCGCGACGCGGGCTTCGACCTGTGTCACTTCAACCTGCACAAGACGTTCTCGACGCCGCACGCGTGCGGTGGTCCCGCGGCGGGCGCGTGCGCGGTCACGTCGGAGCTCGCGCCCTATCTCCCTTACCCCACGGTCGAGTTCGACGGGACGCGGCACTTCCTTGACCACGACCGTCCCCAGTCGGTCGGCAAGATGCGCCCGTTCCACGGCGTCGTGCCGAACCTCGTGCGCGCCTACGCCTGGATCATGGCGCTCGGCGCCGAGGGGCTGCGGGCCGCAGCCGAGACGGCGGTCCTCAACAACAACTACCTGCTCCACAAGGTCCGGCAGATCCCGGGCGTCTCCGTCCCCTACGCCGAGGGGCGGCCGCGCGTCGAACAGGTCCGCTACAGCTGGGAGAAGCTGTACGAGGACACCGGCGTCCACTCCGAGGACATCGGCCTGCGCGCCGCCGACTTCGGCACGCACTACTGGACCAGCCACCACCCGTACCTGGTGCCCGAGCCGATGACCCTGGAGCCGACCGAGTCCTACTCCCGTGCGGACCTGGACGAGTACGCGGCGATCCTCGCGGAGGTGGCACGTGAGGCGTACGAGGACCCGGAGACCGTCCGCACGGCACCGCACCGCTCCAGCGTCCACCGGGTCCGCCCCGAGGCACTGGACGACCCGAAGACCTGGGCGGTGTCCTGGCGCGCCTACCGCCGCAAGATCCTGGGCGAGCCCGCATGA
- a CDS encoding carbohydrate ABC transporter permease — translation MVALDSGKHTVVPAPSPRTARRPRRRQRHVGWVFAGPAAALFALFFAYPLGASLLQSFTAEDAGSLRWVGLDQYQRLLHDPAFADALVNTGLILVMQVPVMVGLALLLAALLNQSWLRFRGTWRAVHFLPAVTTLVAYAVVFQVLLKTDNGLVNQMLGAVGLSPIDWLNDPTWARVSLILTLTWRWTGYNAVILLAGLQSIGKEQYEAAALDGASTFTTYTRVILPQLRPVVLFCVITSTIGTLQLFDENYVLTRGGPDDATLTPVVYLYKVGFQQFDFGYAAAIAWVVVALIAAISAAQYFAFGRERRR, via the coding sequence ATGGTCGCCCTCGACTCCGGGAAGCACACCGTCGTACCCGCCCCGTCGCCCCGCACCGCGCGCCGCCCCCGGCGCCGTCAGCGGCACGTGGGCTGGGTCTTCGCGGGCCCCGCCGCCGCGCTGTTCGCCCTCTTCTTCGCCTATCCGCTCGGCGCGAGCCTGCTCCAGTCGTTCACCGCGGAGGACGCGGGCTCGCTGCGCTGGGTGGGCCTCGACCAGTACCAACGGCTCCTGCACGACCCGGCGTTCGCCGACGCGCTGGTCAACACCGGTCTCATCCTCGTCATGCAGGTCCCGGTCATGGTGGGTCTCGCGCTGCTCCTCGCGGCCCTGCTCAACCAGTCGTGGCTGCGTTTCCGCGGCACCTGGCGCGCCGTGCACTTCCTGCCCGCGGTGACCACGCTCGTCGCCTACGCCGTGGTCTTCCAGGTGCTCCTCAAGACCGACAACGGCCTGGTCAACCAGATGCTCGGTGCCGTCGGCCTGAGCCCGATCGACTGGCTCAACGACCCGACCTGGGCGCGCGTCTCCCTGATCCTCACGCTCACCTGGCGCTGGACCGGCTACAACGCCGTCATCCTGCTCGCCGGGCTCCAGTCCATCGGCAAGGAGCAGTACGAGGCCGCCGCGCTCGACGGGGCTTCGACCTTCACCACGTACACCCGGGTGATCCTGCCGCAGCTGCGGCCCGTGGTCCTGTTCTGCGTCATCACCTCCACCATCGGCACGCTCCAGCTCTTCGACGAGAACTACGTGCTCACCCGGGGCGGCCCCGACGACGCGACCCTCACGCCCGTCGTCTACCTCTACAAGGTCGGCTTCCAGCAGTTCGACTTCGGTTACGCCGCCGCCATCGCCTGGGTGGTGGTCGCGCTGATCGCCGCGATCTCCGCCGCCCAGTACTTCGCCTTCGGACGGGAGCGCCGCCGGTGA
- the gcvPA gene encoding aminomethyl-transferring glycine dehydrogenase subunit GcvPA yields MTSSQAQPPAHPYIPNTVPAVRQAMLDEIGAASVEEFYADIPDAIRLHRPLDLPAPLTSEAELGRHMEELLARNTSTRQALSFLGSGCYQHHVPAVVDEIVNRGEFLTAYAGEPYEDHGRFQALWEYQSMMAELLDVEVVNVPVYDGFQAAGTALRMAGRITGRRRLVVATATDADKLSRIRDYVRPDHDVSVVPVDRETGRADLDAVRELLARGDTAAVYAESPSAAGLVDESLPELAELAHAAGALYVVGCNPLTLGVLAPPSSYGADIACGDIQPLGIHQSFGGGNAGFIATRDEERLVAEFPSRLFGLVPTTVDGEYGFGDVAYERTSFARREEGKEWVGTAAALHGIGAGVYLALMGPQGMREIGETILALTAYARRRLAHVPCVDVPFGEALHFADFTVRYSGARTAAEIRAGLKERGIFGGVPTGEREAVYCVTEVHTKADIDRLATTLEEIVK; encoded by the coding sequence ATGACGTCGTCCCAGGCTCAGCCCCCTGCCCACCCCTACATCCCGAACACGGTGCCCGCCGTCCGGCAGGCGATGCTCGACGAGATCGGCGCGGCGAGCGTCGAGGAGTTCTACGCCGACATCCCCGACGCGATCCGGCTGCACCGCCCCCTCGACCTGCCCGCGCCGCTGACCTCCGAGGCCGAACTCGGCCGCCACATGGAGGAGTTGCTCGCCCGCAACACCAGCACCCGCCAAGCCCTGAGCTTCCTCGGCTCCGGCTGCTATCAGCACCACGTCCCCGCGGTGGTCGACGAGATCGTCAACCGGGGCGAGTTCCTCACCGCGTACGCGGGCGAACCGTACGAGGACCACGGGCGCTTCCAGGCGCTGTGGGAGTACCAGTCGATGATGGCCGAGCTGCTCGACGTGGAGGTCGTCAACGTCCCCGTCTACGACGGCTTCCAGGCCGCGGGCACCGCGCTGCGCATGGCGGGCCGGATCACCGGACGCCGGAGGCTCGTGGTGGCGACGGCGACCGACGCGGACAAGCTCTCGCGCATCCGGGACTACGTGCGGCCCGATCACGACGTCAGCGTGGTCCCCGTGGACCGCGAGACCGGCCGCGCCGACCTCGACGCGGTACGCGAGCTCCTCGCCAGGGGCGATACGGCCGCCGTGTACGCGGAGTCCCCCTCGGCCGCGGGGCTCGTCGACGAGAGCCTGCCCGAGCTCGCCGAACTGGCCCATGCCGCAGGGGCGTTGTACGTGGTCGGCTGCAATCCGCTCACCCTCGGCGTGCTCGCGCCCCCGTCCTCGTACGGGGCGGACATCGCGTGCGGCGACATCCAGCCGCTCGGCATTCACCAGAGCTTCGGCGGGGGCAACGCGGGGTTCATCGCCACCCGCGACGAGGAGCGGCTCGTCGCCGAGTTCCCCTCGCGCCTGTTCGGCCTGGTGCCCACCACGGTCGACGGCGAGTACGGCTTCGGGGACGTCGCCTACGAGCGGACCTCCTTCGCGCGGCGCGAGGAAGGCAAGGAGTGGGTCGGCACCGCGGCCGCGCTGCACGGCATCGGAGCCGGGGTGTATCTGGCGCTGATGGGGCCGCAGGGCATGCGCGAGATCGGCGAGACGATCCTCGCCCTCACCGCCTACGCGCGCCGCCGTCTCGCCCACGTCCCCTGTGTGGACGTGCCGTTCGGGGAAGCCCTGCACTTCGCCGACTTCACCGTCCGCTACTCGGGCGCCCGCACGGCCGCCGAGATCCGCGCGGGCCTCAAGGAGCGGGGCATCTTCGGCGGCGTGCCCACCGGGGAGCGCGAGGCCGTCTACTGCGTCACCGAAGTCCACACCAAGGCCGACATCGACCGGCTCGCCACGACCCTGGAGGAGATCGTCAAGTGA
- a CDS encoding GntR family transcriptional regulator produces the protein MPIENRPLREQVKEELLRRLGSGTIATSETINEVQLATELGVSRTPLREALITLEREGVITSERGRGFRFTPLSAQEFRDLTAIVATLEALALQSSSPEHLAEIAPRLLEEAHAFAVPQAPHEVIERYDDAWHDLLLSGCANDRLMKLITSLKVTMHRYERVALGDQDVLERSAAEHERIALCLRDGDLDAAVAALKENWNSGMDRILERFTD, from the coding sequence ATGCCAATCGAGAACCGTCCGTTGCGCGAGCAGGTGAAGGAGGAGCTGCTCAGGCGCCTCGGCAGCGGCACGATCGCGACGAGCGAGACCATCAACGAAGTGCAGCTCGCCACCGAACTGGGCGTCAGCCGCACCCCGTTGCGCGAGGCGCTGATCACGCTGGAGCGCGAGGGCGTGATCACCAGCGAGCGGGGCAGGGGCTTCCGGTTCACCCCCCTGAGCGCCCAGGAGTTCCGCGACCTGACGGCGATCGTCGCGACGCTGGAGGCGCTCGCGCTGCAGTCCAGCAGCCCCGAGCACCTCGCGGAGATCGCCCCGCGCCTCCTGGAGGAGGCGCATGCCTTCGCCGTCCCGCAGGCCCCGCACGAGGTGATAGAGCGGTACGACGACGCCTGGCACGACCTGCTCCTCTCGGGCTGCGCCAACGACCGCCTGATGAAGCTGATCACGTCCCTGAAGGTCACGATGCACCGCTACGAACGGGTGGCCCTCGGCGACCAGGACGTCCTGGAGCGTTCGGCCGCCGAGCACGAGCGCATCGCGCTGTGCCTGCGGGACGGGGACCTGGACGCGGCGGTCGCGGCCCTCAAGGAGAACTGGAACAGCGGCATGGACCGCATCCTGGAGCGCTTCACGGACTGA
- a CDS encoding ABC transporter substrate-binding protein, with translation MSTRPPRRRVVTAGLAASASALLGSCAMGGAGGAGEGPHELGGDDEDGSSGQRAAKLTGKITVWSWDVAATAMKRLRGPFEERHPDVTVDVVDIGYDNAYDKITVGLRGGTGLADVLTVEGSYLPRYTANFPTGFYDVARRGGRFGGDFDRAAWRTVTGGAGRGKVFGLPWDIGPCALYYRIDHLRAAGVDPKSLRTWDDYVSVGVRVKQATGHKLLVHDPTDSGMFPMLLQQQGQSTFVGGRIALETPAAVRALTLMRRLAEHDLLAYEKNWDGMVTATKEGKVTTNPIAAWWTGTLTGEMPELKGKFGVLPLPGFTADGVRTSNIGGSTLCVPAQSDNAEAAWEFIRFLLTDTGNQVAMLKREGLFPAYLPALDDPYLSERQEYFGGQRVNAVFARLARNIPPVEYTKDDAKAKDITTSAVNSVLLRGKDPRAALASAAEQLADATGRKRVA, from the coding sequence GTGTCAACACGACCACCCCGGCGGCGCGTTGTGACCGCCGGACTCGCCGCCTCGGCGTCCGCGCTGCTCGGCTCCTGCGCCATGGGCGGCGCGGGCGGCGCGGGTGAAGGCCCGCACGAACTGGGCGGCGACGACGAGGACGGCTCGTCGGGACAACGGGCCGCGAAGCTCACCGGGAAGATCACCGTCTGGTCGTGGGACGTGGCGGCCACCGCGATGAAGCGGCTCCGCGGCCCGTTCGAGGAACGCCACCCCGACGTCACCGTCGACGTCGTCGACATCGGCTACGACAACGCGTACGACAAGATCACCGTGGGTCTGCGCGGCGGCACCGGACTCGCCGACGTCCTCACCGTCGAGGGCAGCTACCTGCCCCGCTACACGGCCAACTTCCCCACCGGCTTCTACGACGTGGCGCGGCGCGGCGGCCGCTTCGGCGGCGACTTCGACCGGGCCGCCTGGCGCACGGTCACCGGGGGCGCGGGCCGCGGGAAGGTCTTCGGGCTGCCCTGGGACATCGGGCCCTGCGCCCTCTACTACCGCATCGACCACCTGCGCGCCGCGGGCGTCGACCCCAAGTCCCTGCGGACCTGGGACGACTACGTCAGCGTCGGCGTCCGCGTCAAGCAGGCCACCGGGCACAAGCTACTCGTCCACGATCCGACCGATTCCGGAATGTTCCCCATGCTGCTCCAGCAGCAGGGCCAGTCCACGTTCGTCGGCGGCCGCATCGCCCTGGAGACCCCGGCCGCCGTGCGGGCCCTGACGCTGATGAGACGCCTGGCCGAACACGACCTCCTCGCCTACGAGAAGAACTGGGACGGCATGGTCACCGCCACCAAGGAGGGCAAGGTCACCACCAACCCGATCGCCGCCTGGTGGACGGGGACGCTCACCGGCGAGATGCCGGAGCTCAAGGGGAAGTTCGGGGTGCTGCCGCTGCCCGGCTTCACCGCCGACGGGGTGCGCACCTCCAACATCGGCGGCTCCACCCTCTGCGTCCCCGCGCAGAGCGACAACGCCGAAGCGGCCTGGGAGTTCATCCGCTTCCTCCTCACCGACACCGGCAACCAGGTCGCCATGCTCAAGCGCGAGGGCCTCTTCCCCGCCTATCTGCCCGCGCTCGACGACCCGTATCTGAGCGAGCGGCAGGAGTACTTCGGCGGGCAGCGGGTCAACGCCGTGTTCGCGCGCCTCGCCAGGAACATCCCCCCGGTCGAGTACACGAAGGACGACGCCAAGGCGAAGGACATCACGACCTCCGCCGTCAACAGCGTGCTCCTGCGCGGCAAGGACCCGCGCGCCGCCCTCGCGTCGGCCGCCGAGCAGCTCGCCGACGCGACCGGACGAAAGAGGGTGGCCTGA
- a CDS encoding ATP-NAD kinase family protein yields the protein MRRPRVGLVVNPVAGLGGRVGLGGTDGPERVRRAVELGARPLAGARAAQALRALRARLAVEDLEVLTAPGPMGADAVRAAGLVPVVVRVAGAAIGDDTTTVAVGSNAACADATGAGAASAGATPTAPVATASVVITTPAHTTSAVRALVDAGVDLLLFAGGDGTARDVLRALPGEGSERCPVLGIPTGVKMHSAVFAVGPAAAGEVAGAWLDGSGGVRLRDAEVMDRDEGALRDGRVASRLFGWLPVPDVPARVQQRKTGSTAATGDASTGIAAEVAGRVGEGPLVLGPGTTTRAVATALGADASLAGVDVLALRAGRADVVARDTGEAELLARIGAGPCWIGLSPIGGQGFLLGRGNQQISPRVLRAAGGRDRLLVLCPEHKLAALGGRPLLLDTGDPELDAELSGYLPVLTGHRRVSLYPATH from the coding sequence ATGAGACGCCCCCGCGTGGGCCTCGTGGTCAACCCGGTCGCGGGCCTCGGCGGCCGGGTGGGCCTCGGCGGCACGGACGGTCCCGAACGGGTGCGGCGCGCGGTCGAGCTGGGCGCCCGACCACTGGCCGGTGCCCGAGCGGCACAGGCGCTGCGGGCGTTGCGGGCGCGGCTTGCGGTGGAGGACCTGGAGGTGCTGACCGCGCCGGGGCCGATGGGGGCGGACGCGGTGCGGGCGGCGGGGCTGGTGCCGGTGGTGGTGCGGGTGGCGGGGGCCGCTATCGGGGACGACACCACCACCGTCGCCGTCGGGTCCAACGCCGCTTGCGCTGACGCGACCGGGGCCGGCGCGGCTTCCGCAGGTGCCACGCCCACCGCCCCCGTCGCCACCGCCAGCGTCGTCATCACCACCCCCGCCCACACCACCTCCGCCGTCCGCGCCCTCGTCGACGCCGGAGTCGACCTCCTCCTCTTCGCCGGAGGCGACGGCACCGCGCGTGACGTGCTGCGGGCCCTGCCCGGCGAGGGCAGTGAGCGATGTCCCGTGCTCGGGATTCCGACCGGCGTCAAGATGCACTCCGCCGTGTTCGCCGTCGGCCCCGCCGCCGCGGGTGAGGTCGCGGGCGCCTGGCTGGACGGGAGCGGGGGCGTGCGGTTGCGGGACGCGGAGGTCATGGACCGTGACGAGGGCGCGCTGCGGGACGGGCGCGTGGCCTCGCGCTTGTTCGGGTGGCTCCCCGTGCCCGACGTGCCCGCGCGCGTGCAGCAGCGCAAGACAGGGAGCACGGCCGCCACGGGCGACGCGTCCACCGGCATCGCGGCGGAGGTCGCGGGGCGCGTCGGCGAGGGACCGCTCGTCCTCGGCCCCGGCACCACCACCCGTGCCGTCGCCACCGCCCTCGGCGCCGACGCGTCGCTCGCGGGCGTCGACGTGCTCGCCCTGCGCGCGGGGCGGGCCGACGTCGTGGCGCGCGACACCGGCGAGGCGGAACTGCTCGCCCGGATCGGAGCGGGGCCCTGCTGGATCGGGCTCTCCCCGATCGGTGGCCAGGGCTTCCTGCTCGGCCGGGGCAACCAGCAGATCTCGCCGCGCGTGCTGCGCGCGGCGGGCGGCCGCGACCGGCTGCTCGTGCTCTGCCCGGAACACAAGCTGGCCGCACTCGGTGGCCGCCCGCTGCTCCTCGACACCGGCGACCCGGAGCTGGACGCCGAGCTGAGCGGATACCTCCCCGTACTCACCGGCCACCGCCGCGTCTCCCTCTACCCCGCCACCCACTGA
- a CDS encoding carbohydrate ABC transporter permease yields the protein MTRSPGSFVGRLFVRALLLVGAVVSLVPFLWMAIAATHSSADLFHSPPPFLPGGRLLDNLSRLQETIGFGRVMVNSVGIAVVQTVLSSLVSAMCGYGLAKYRFRGRGLVLAAVLATMMIPFQVLLVPLFQMMASVGWIDSYQAVILPFLANSFGILLMRQGFVGFPDELIESARVDGCGELRTFYRVVLPCVRPQLGALVIFTFMAAWNSFIWPLLMLNSEDKYTVPVALNTLTGLSRVDYSGLMLGSLLATLPLMALFLLFQRQFVAGLLGGAVKG from the coding sequence GTGACCCGCAGCCCAGGATCCTTCGTCGGCCGCCTCTTCGTCCGGGCCCTGCTCCTCGTCGGCGCGGTGGTCAGCCTCGTGCCGTTCCTGTGGATGGCGATCGCCGCCACCCACTCCTCCGCCGACCTCTTCCACTCGCCGCCGCCGTTCCTGCCCGGCGGGCGGCTCCTGGACAACCTCTCGCGACTCCAGGAGACCATCGGCTTCGGCCGGGTCATGGTCAACAGTGTCGGCATCGCCGTCGTACAGACCGTGCTCAGCTCGCTCGTCTCCGCGATGTGCGGCTACGGCCTCGCCAAGTACCGCTTCCGGGGGCGCGGCCTGGTGCTCGCCGCCGTGCTCGCGACGATGATGATCCCCTTCCAGGTGCTGCTCGTGCCGCTCTTCCAGATGATGGCGAGCGTCGGCTGGATCGACTCCTACCAGGCGGTGATCCTGCCGTTCCTGGCCAACTCCTTCGGGATCCTGCTGATGCGCCAGGGCTTCGTCGGCTTCCCCGACGAGCTCATCGAGTCGGCCCGCGTGGACGGCTGCGGAGAGCTGCGCACCTTCTACCGCGTCGTGCTGCCGTGCGTGCGCCCGCAGCTCGGCGCCCTGGTGATCTTCACGTTCATGGCGGCCTGGAACAGCTTCATCTGGCCCCTTCTGATGCTCAACAGCGAGGACAAATACACCGTGCCCGTCGCCCTCAACACCCTCACCGGTCTCTCCCGCGTCGACTATTCCGGCCTGATGCTCGGCTCGCTGCTCGCGACACTGCCGCTGATGGCGCTGTTCCTGCTCTTCCAGCGGCAGTTCGTGGCGGGGCTGCTGGGCGGGGCGGTGAAGGGATGA